CTACTGTGCAGTGAGTGACATAGAGTGGTGCTTCACAGGAGTGGCACAGAATGCTAAGTGACTTCTTTGCTGAAGAGACTTTCAGGCACAGCTTCAGATTAGCATTGCCAAGGGAGAAGGGCAGCTTACTGGTAGGTTTGCTATTCAGCTGGCTAGACAACAGGTGGGTACGTTTGTTAGAAGGCAACAGGAAAGACTTTATCCATGTGAATCTGCAATTTTCAATAATGTCAAAGTGCAAATTAATCAGTTTGCATGCCATTCAGTTACAGAGGACAGTCTATGAATCTTCCCTTAGTTCTGGAAAGCCTGGGGTACAAAAGGCCATGCCCTCTACATTTGAGAGCTCCTCCACTGCAGGAATGGGGGGAAAGTTGCAAAGAGATTATTGGCCTCCCACCCTCTCCATTTTTGAAATCTTTGTATGCTCTTAGCACAGGCTGCTTAGGAGGGTGCAACATCAGGCCTCAGTGTCCAGGATCTACATCACTGACAGGAAACAGCTAATTGTGGATCATCTTGACTAACCCAAACAATCCATGGACAGTCTGATCAGCCCATTGCCCAGGTAGCAGCTATGGGAGGAGTTCAGTATGGTTGCTCTGAGCAAGATGCAGAAGTTGACATTCTCTCCCAGACTAAGATTTTGCAAAAGACACATTGTGCTCTGTGGCCTTCTTCAGATCAGGCACTttcagcagcctcttctttctaGTAGCTGATTAGATATGTGGACCACCCATTGTCAAAAATCTTTATCTCCAAAGTATTGCACAGAGGATCCCCTCTCAAAAACAAAATGACTGGTGTTCGTTCAGTTGTCTTGGATGGGACAGCCCAGTGGACAGCAtcactgttgaccttttcagtgGGAGCAAAAAGGGATGTGCAACCCTGAGTGCAGCTCCTCCTGCAGGATAAATCTGACCCTGCATTGTTCAGTCAGTCATTTCTGATCTGGTGCCCCCTAAGTTGCATGTTTTGGGGACAAAGGCAATACACAAAGGGGCAGACCTGAGAGAGGTAGGTGTTTAATCCAATATCCAAGACCTCACTGCAAATCCCCAATCAGGACCAGGATGGATGGTGAGTCTCCAAAGCGAGGGAGATGAGAGAAGGGCAGCATGCCGTTATCAAGGCATCTGTCAGTCCCAGAGCAAGTGGCATAGAAGTCCCTCATACAAAGTCACCTGTCTCCATAGAATACAGCAGGAGAGTACAGTACTCTGGCCTTTGCTGCAGTTCTTTTGCTCTGGGCTAGGTCAATCCAAGCCTAAATGATTCCCTTGTGCAGGCACTTTGGTTTGTAATAAATCAGAAAGCCTGTGAGGAGTAGACACACCGCCAAAATGGTGCAGATGGTAATGAGGCTAACGAAGGCAGCTTGAGACAGTGGACCTACATAAGAGGGCTCTGCAGGGATCATATTGGTGAGGTTCAGCATGTAGCCCAGAGTCCATCCAGCGTCACTCTTAGCAATCTGAAACAAAtgcagaaggaggggagaagaatgTGGAGGGACATGAAGCACCATGGTGCTTCTGGGAGAAATGAGGAAAACATGCATCACAAAAAATGCACCCCCTCCACCAAAACCCACCACCCATTCCCTCTCTGCAAGTCTAGATACCTTCTTCAGGAAGTGAATGCGTTGCCATTCCTCATTCTTGAAGGAATATCTCTCATTCAGCAATGCGACAATATAAGTACCTGAGAAGCAGTAATCACTCAAATATTTCTCTTTAatgttaggaaattcttccttcaCCTGGACAAAGAGAAAGGAAGCAGGTTTACTTCCATGGCCCTCCCTACTTGTGTCTCTCTTCACCTAGAAAGGAGGCACTCCACCTTCCAGGCAAATATTAATCCTGGCAACCACAACATGCGCATGTTTTGGCACATGAGCATTTCTTGCACATATCTCAAGAGGCCATGTAGCCAAACACAACTCCTAACATAAGCAAGTCTGGGCTGAAAGTGGTTTGCACTTGATTATGGAGCTGCAGCACGAGGTCGCACTAAACACACAGCATTGCTGCTAATTGGATGCTATACATTCTTAGAGGCAGGGCTTATCCTCCTTGTAGCTTGGGGGAAAAGGCATACCTTATCCCAGGGTCTGGAGCAAAAACTCTTCAGTGTCATTATCACATCTTCCAAGGGTTCATTCGTCACATTGAGAAAGTCCATTACATAGTAGAAAGCTGAAAATGCCTACGAAGGAAGAGATGGGAACTTGTTTAGAAAAGTACAAAGTGCTCTCTACATCAGTCCTCACTAGttgaagaaaaaggaagagagaacgtgtgcaggcccatagccagggagacagaccagggtcacactacacttgctcccagtatggaagggattgtcactcccgaatcggccttttcagccacattagacgctgtgccagaaccaccattcagagcacgataccatagtctttcaagactgaaggttgccaacattatgtATGATAACTGTTGGATTCTGCCACCTAGTGGCAAGCAAAGAAAGGTCACAAAATGGTGCAGACTTAAGCAGGACGAAATTGTCTCCACCATCATCACCAGTAAAGCTGCAAGTACTCTTCACATCCCACAAAGCAATCACAATAATGAATGCACTAACTGAGGGAAGACTCACATGATCCTGACAACAAAATATGAGCGGTTCCACGCTAGAAAAATTTAATATGCTTGCATAGCAAAGATGTGGAAAGATGGTCTAGCTTTGAAGAAGAGAAAGAGCCTATGTCTTTCTGTTTTACCTTCTTCATTTGTTTATCAAAGAGGTTGTGAAATGCTATCTCATTATGCCTTCATGAATGGGTTTGCCATATCCATTGTCTTCTGTGGCTAGGCCAGTCACCCCCTCTAGGCATTTCACAGAAAAAGCTAATCAATTATCTTGTCTCCTAACTTGCATGCTCAGCTCTGAGTACTGTGATTTGAAATGTATCAGGAATGCTTCTTGGCTGGTTCTTAACCACATCAGTCTGTGATGTCATGAGATCTTCAATCTCCAATAGTTCCTCTCCATAAAAGGGTGGCTATTTGATTTGTTCTTCCATAGTCTGTGTTATTGGCTGGAATCCAGCACGCTCATGCTAGGACAGAGAAGCAAATTTTTCTCTCCAGAAGGAGTGTAGATATGCTTTTCTAAACATATCATAACTTTATTGGGATTACAGTATTTGAAACACAGACatctatagattttttttttaacagctaaaaCAACATATTGGGAAGCATACTATTTTTGTGAGGGGTTCTATacatcttttcttcttttttctctaaGAATATTCTTGACTTTTTGCCAGGTTTGATAAAAGCTTTGAGGGTCAACTCACATGTTACCCTAAATGTGTAACATGATATTGAAGTAATCTATGTGTGCATTGGTATGAAAAGGGGTagcataaaaaaaaatacagcatggTGTGGGGGAGGGCTCTAGGAGttggcccctcccccacagcttcACTTCCAAATGTGCTTCCTGCATGCTActttaaagagagaaaaaaacttCAATTTTCCTCTGTAAAGTTAGCACATAGGGGTGTGAACGAGAGCAaaaccatggcagggacaaagtTCGAAAGCCATCTCCATCTCTGTGTTTCCACTCCTTTTAGAGGTTGccatgattttgtttttaaatttaaagaacAAATACTACTGGTCATGTGTGATTTGGCCCTGAGATAGTCaacttcaacaacctttaatggcatagtgAAAATTAATACAACGTACATAAACATACACAGCACAAAATACAAACAACAAATAGAAAACACACAATGAAGCCACAGGAAAATTCCATGCCCAAATACACCAGTCAAGACTGCCTGAAACTGTTAGAGGTAAGGACTTTTGTAAGAAATTCGGCAACAAGAGTTGTAATGTCATACGAAAAGTCATGTAAAAGGAAAGCaacaagaaggtggggggggggcagaataacTGGAAAGAACAGGGCCCAAAATAGAACAGCGAAGTTTACTAAACGCAggacaaatgcaaagaaaatgGGTGACGGCCCTGAGATAGTCATTAGAAGGGCAGCTAGCAAAGTGGAGGTAATGGACACATTAAACACACTGTAAAATGCTTTATAAATAGTACCATTactcagggccggccttaggagttgcagggcccaattggaaacaattTTGCAGGGCTTCCTCTACtaatatttttttaacatttaacttgaatggagccagaccaagaaaactaaaatctgttacttctgtacacgtggataggactcctgtacctttagtggttgtggtGAATAGATGCCTGGGAGGTCagccagagggaggagggagcccagcctgcacTGCTCCCTGACTCTTGCCCACTgctgctctgtctgcagcagccTGCTCCAGAATGAGACAGGGGAGAGGATGGTACCAGGAGCTGCGAGGATGGAGAAAGAGCGAGGTGCACATGCTGTCACCTGCATAGCATCAattttgggccaactggaagcagtggtgggcgggtgctgcttctgaagtgacccagTATTGGGACAATCGGAAAcagtggtgggcagaagggcagtaCAGGGCCCCCACCATGCATGGGGCCCAACTGGGCGAAATCTTCCCAATTGTCTAAAAGCCAGCCCTGTCACTACTATTAATGACCATTCTGAGTACCCCTTTTGAGTTATTCTGGTTATCCTCAAACAGTGGGATGCAAATATGCAGTAGGATGTAAAATACAATTGTGTGGAAAGGTCCAGAGAAATGTGGGCAATGCAGTGGTACATCCTCTGTCCTCAACGAATGTTTGTGACATTGTGGCACCTTTATGAGTGTGGATCTCCTGTCTTACCAGTGCCCTGTGTGTGAGATTGTGTGAGATCTCTTTGTGAGGTTTCCTTAGAATGGACAGGCAGCAGGAGAGATGCAGAATCCCCAATAAGAATCTCTGTCTCTCATCACATACCTGGCAGAGACTGTCAAATCTGGTTCTCACAGGAGCAGGCCAAGCCATTAATTTTCAATAGCTTCACAAAAATGTCTTGCTCCAGtatcaaaccaccaccacccctgctgaAGAAAGATAGATTCCTATATAGACTCACCCCAAAGTTCCCCGTCAAAGGAGGCATGAAAATGCCATTGAATGCACAGTTGGAGTAGGGACACTGGCTCATATTAAAGATCTTCTGAATGCTTGTCAAGCACCTTCCATAGTTTCCGGCACCATCAATTCGAAGTTGCATGTTGGATGGTGGTGGCTGCAAGCTAGGAGCTGTGCAGGGGTTTGTGAGCAGATCAGAAATATTTAAAATCTTTACATAACCTCGGTGATAACATGGTTCGATGTGAAAGCCCTTCGATGCTCCCTGCATCATAAATAAACAGATAAATGTCACCAACAACCGACTGAGTTAGAAGGCCTGGTAGAACATGGAACTGGGCATGGATACAGAGCTGAATTTATGGTAAGGATGCTGTGCGCAGgttgatggccagaaatatgACACTGACATATATATGGTATTGTTATGCGTAATTATCTCCCATGCATGTATTTTGCTGTCTGCTTCTTGGACCTGATAGTCTGAGAAGGCAAAAGATCAGTCTGAAGTGGACCTCTGAGGTTTTGGTCCAGGAATCACAATCAAGGTTTCAAAAGCGCTTCTACATTTCTTTCCCTTTTCATGTAACACAAGGCTTGcttctccataagaacataagaacagccccactggatcaggccataggcccatctagtccagcttcctgtatctcacagcggcccaccaaatgccccagggagcacaccagataacaagagacctcatcctggtgccctcccctacatctggcattctgacttaacccatttctaaaatcaggaggttgcgcatacacatcatggcttgtaccccataatggatttttcctccagaaacttgtccaatctccttttaaatgtCCTtttaaacttgtccaatctccccTCCCTACATAAGAAAAtgacactgaaactgagcagTGTAATTAATGAGGATTATTGATACCTGCACATAGCCTGAGGCAGGAGGAGATCAGTTCCATCAATCCTCATTATGTGTGATTCTATGGAGCAGAATTGGGCCTTGATGCCACCAAATATATTTTCTCTTAAGAGAGGCCTGGAGATAATTAGCAGCAGGACTAagatgcaattctaaccaactttccagcaccaaggtaagggcaatgtagttccaaggtaagggaacaaacattcgcttaccttgaggaggcctctgtgactgccacccaactgcaggatgcagcacatgccccattggcacaactatgtcagttcTGAAAAGTtatttaggatttgggcctaaatgtttGAATATATTTGGAGTAATGAATTACCACAGTGAGGGACCCTACTGGATTCAAGAGACATCTCCCAGGCCCAATTGTGAGCTGCATTTTTTTCTCGGTTCTGGAATTTCACTAACCTTGGCAAATAATCTTTGTCCACTTTGTTAAACTGTGCTCTCTAAACCTTGCCACCCATGCTTGTCAATTGCATGCTTGTTATTTTGCTCTTTCTTCACAACCAGAACACTCTTAAAATGGGTGAAAGCCACACCTAACCATCTTGAAGCTAGATATAAGGGCTTGGCCCAAACTGCATGTGATGTTTAGAGTGTTATGATAGGCCTGAtaagcttaggctgcaatcctatacattttccAGGGGGTCAGTCCCATttagcacaatgggacttacttctgagtagacatgcctaggcctgTGATTGGGGCAAAACATAGGAGAAATTTAACCCTACCCCCCCATGACCCAATCTGTGGGGGGAACAATTAGACTACGGTTTACCCTGGGAAAAAAGCTTCTCTTGATGCAATGGGAGCTTTTTTCAGGAGTACATAGCAGCTGGATATTTGGGTCCTGGTGGATCACTGCCACAGCAGGGGAAAGGGCTAAATTTTCCCTACTCCCTGTTGCAGTGTCAATCCAGCTGCTAAAAATTTAAAGGGGCTAATAATGCTTTAACTGCCAAGTCACTTAGCCTTCATGAGAGTCTCTTTAGGTAGTCTAATTTTCTGGGATAAAGGTGAAGTAGAGGCTCTAAGATTGTTCCTGGTTAAAGGCTCCAGGTTTCATAGGGCTCAGAGTTTACAGTATCAGCATAATTAAATAAAGTTCATCAGTGGTGTGGATTGAAAAACACTGGGGATCCTGGCCACTATGCAGCCCAGAGGGCCACCCCGGCGATATCCAAGGACCTTTTAAGGGCTGGAGGAGGCCACAAGTGACCTTCTCCGGCCTCTGAATGGGGCGAGGAACTAAGGTGGCGAAGCGGTgtgaggaaggcagcagcacagtcGTAGAACCCAGGGTCATCCCCCCCAACCCTCCCTAGGTTTACCAGTGCTGTAAAATgggatataacaacaacaacaggtatttatatattgcctttctggtcattggattgccctttagactttattcaaggcggttcacacaggcaggctttctctaaatccCCAAGGGGGTTTTTACAATAGCAAATAAGTTTTATCTTTCAAGAACGATcaacattccaggtggatcttttcCCAGTCTGGTCAACATTCTGGCTGCACAGCCTCCCATGCTGATAGacagctcttttccctttcacagaaAAGAGCTTCAGAGCCAGCTTCTTTGGCTCTCACCCAAAAACagctcagcttggcttgtcagctctcAAGGTCTTGCCACTCACAGAAGTTTCCAGTAATCTAGAACTGGCgaacttcagatgttatctttgggcttaaagacagctctaccctctaggccagacctcctgccctgaatcaCAAATTTATCCTCTGCCCCCAATACATATATTAATGTCCTAAACTTACCTGGGCATCTATGGCCAGCTTGAGGTTCAATGCCTGGTCCTTCCCATAACACAAGAAGCTGTGCGTATACACAGTGTAGTTCTTGCCATAGAGACGGAAGTTCAAAGCATCTCCTTGTGATTCCACTGTTGTGTCTGGTACAAATGTGATCTGTGTGGAGGCTCCTCCAAGGTCCAATGCCCCTGTTGTCCCAGGATTGGAGAAGAGAGGAGGCAGAAAACTTGGCCAGAGagactgcaaaaaaaaagaacacaccaAATGGGCAAAGGATGGGAGAACCAGCTTGTAGAACCACGGCAGGGAACCTGGCTCAGTGAAGTGGCAATGGGGCAGAGGGTTAGGAAATTGCTAGCAGAAGCAAGAAGTGGGTTAGGAAAAAGTAAGGAAAGTGGATTAGGAAAATTGGGAGATCACAAGGTTCATTCAAAACCAAAGTGGGTTGTGGGAAGGCTGGGAATGAGCACCACAGGGAAGAAACAGATGGCCTTTTAGGGTATGACTTGTGTCTCACTGGTAAAGAGTCTTGTCCCTGTTTGGCCTTGAGAATTGTGCTGGGTTGTATAGCTCTGATTGTGTATCCCTCATGCACACGCCGTCTCTCCAGTCAGACAGTGAAGCAGAGAGAAACACAAGAACTAGTTGTTGGGAAAACTGCATTTTCTCAGCCACAGCAAATAGCTTTGCACACTTGGAATATGCAGTTTCCCTGCAACTGGAATGCTTGTTAGTGGCAAGGTGTCTGGGGATGCattcctatacatgctttcctgggagtaaactccactggacacagtgggacttatttctcagtacacatgcacaggcttgtgctgtgaatGGCCTATTTGCTAATAAGGATTGTGCTTTCTTCATAAGTCTGTAATTGCCCAAAGAAGAGACAACAAAGTGAATACAGCTGGCAGGGGAAGACAGTTAATTTCCATGCAGCACAAG
This portion of the Tiliqua scincoides isolate rTilSci1 chromosome 3, rTilSci1.hap2, whole genome shotgun sequence genome encodes:
- the ENTPD1 gene encoding ectonucleoside triphosphate diphosphohydrolase 1 isoform X2; its protein translation is MHCMNKAKTSVPSREHRNTPVYLGATAGMRLLSLQNEDTSKKVLSAVQSTLRSYPFSYKGARILSGQEEGAYGWITINYLLGNFKKSLWPSFLPPLFSNPGTTGALDLGGASTQITFVPDTTVESQGDALNFRLYGKNYTVYTHSFLCYGKDQALNLKLAIDAQGASKGFHIEPCYHRGYVKILNISDLLTNPCTAPSLQPPPSNMQLRIDGAGNYGRCLTSIQKIFNMSQCPYSNCAFNGIFMPPLTGNFGAFSAFYYVMDFLNVTNEPLEDVIMTLKSFCSRPWDKVKEEFPNIKEKYLSDYCFSGTYIVALLNERYSFKNEEWQRIHFLKKIAKSDAGWTLGYMLNLTNMIPAEPSYVGPLSQAAFVSLITICTILAVCLLLTGFLIYYKPKCLHKGII
- the ENTPD1 gene encoding ectonucleoside triphosphate diphosphohydrolase 1 isoform X1, with the translated sequence MEESLPDTKVRKFHIPKYVIILGALFAVALITLIAVAVVQKHSNIRNTKYGIVLDAGSSHTTVYVYAWPAEKENDTGVVRQVDACEVEGPGISSYANNVEQAGVSLMHCMNKAKTSVPSREHRNTPVYLGATAGMRLLSLQNEDTSKKVLSAVQSTLRSYPFSYKGARILSGQEEGAYGWITINYLLGNFKKSLWPSFLPPLFSNPGTTGALDLGGASTQITFVPDTTVESQGDALNFRLYGKNYTVYTHSFLCYGKDQALNLKLAIDAQGASKGFHIEPCYHRGYVKILNISDLLTNPCTAPSLQPPPSNMQLRIDGAGNYGRCLTSIQKIFNMSQCPYSNCAFNGIFMPPLTGNFGAFSAFYYVMDFLNVTNEPLEDVIMTLKSFCSRPWDKVKEEFPNIKEKYLSDYCFSGTYIVALLNERYSFKNEEWQRIHFLKKIAKSDAGWTLGYMLNLTNMIPAEPSYVGPLSQAAFVSLITICTILAVCLLLTGFLIYYKPKCLHKGII